In a single window of the Flavobacterium sp. W4I14 genome:
- a CDS encoding 23S rRNA pseudouridine2605 synthase (product_source=KO:K06178; cath_funfam=3.10.290.10,3.30.70.580; cog=COG1187; ko=KO:K06178; pfam=PF00849,PF01479; smart=SM00363; superfamily=55120,55174; tigrfam=TIGR00093), producing the protein MINKNNRNSRDDKSKPGSRKTEGRSSSAGSDRRRSDDKDSKFKKSSDSKDGFKPRSSEGKDFKSKSFGDKKDFRPRTGDRNFKSKDGESTGFKFGDREFKSKDNNSKSEDRSFKPREGGSRDYKPRTGDRDFKSREGGSRDYKPRTGDRDFKPREGGARDYKPRTGERDFKSKDGDSKDFKPRTGDRDFKPREGGSRDYKQRTGDRDFKSKDGGPRDFKPREGGYKDYKSRGKSDDFKPSAGSSRDVKPREPREGDTRPFRKREDAQPRDTEFNRPERTVIAQGRKTNEEKGLIRLNRYISNAGICSRRKADELIAAGIITVNGEAVTELGHKVDPAKDLVRYNGELLKREKKVYVLLNKPKDYITTTDDPQERRTVMQLVDKASRERIYPVGRLDRNTTGLLLMTNDGDLADKLSHPKNGITKIYNIELDKALSQGDLNKIAFGLELEDGLIKPDNISYVAGGTKKEIGIQIHSGKNRIVRRIFEHLGYNVEKLDRVVYGNLTKKDLPRGRWRYLEDHELIQIKHLIK; encoded by the coding sequence ATGATAAATAAAAACAACAGGAACAGTCGAGATGACAAGTCCAAACCAGGCAGTCGGAAAACAGAAGGCAGAAGTAGTTCGGCCGGGTCTGACAGAAGAAGATCAGACGACAAAGACAGCAAATTCAAAAAATCATCCGATTCTAAAGACGGCTTCAAACCTAGAAGCTCAGAGGGTAAAGATTTCAAATCAAAATCTTTTGGAGACAAAAAAGACTTCAGGCCAAGAACAGGAGACCGTAATTTTAAATCGAAAGATGGAGAATCAACAGGTTTCAAATTTGGAGACCGCGAGTTTAAATCAAAAGATAACAACTCAAAATCAGAAGACCGCAGTTTCAAGCCAAGAGAAGGTGGATCGAGAGATTACAAACCAAGAACTGGAGACCGTGATTTCAAATCGAGAGAGGGAGGATCAAGGGACTACAAGCCGAGAACAGGAGACAGAGATTTTAAACCAAGAGAAGGTGGTGCAAGAGATTATAAGCCAAGAACAGGAGAACGCGATTTCAAATCTAAGGATGGAGATTCGAAAGATTTTAAACCGAGAACTGGCGACCGCGACTTTAAACCTAGAGAAGGCGGATCAAGAGATTACAAACAAAGAACTGGAGACCGTGATTTTAAGTCGAAAGATGGTGGACCAAGAGATTTCAAACCGAGAGAAGGTGGCTATAAAGATTACAAATCAAGAGGCAAATCTGATGATTTCAAGCCAAGTGCTGGAAGTTCAAGAGATGTAAAACCTAGAGAGCCGAGAGAAGGCGATACCCGTCCGTTTAGAAAACGCGAGGATGCGCAGCCAAGAGATACAGAGTTTAACCGCCCAGAGCGCACTGTAATTGCCCAGGGCCGCAAAACAAATGAAGAAAAAGGCTTAATTCGCCTTAACAGATATATTTCAAATGCAGGTATCTGCTCTCGCCGTAAAGCTGATGAGCTAATTGCTGCCGGCATTATTACCGTAAACGGAGAAGCCGTTACCGAATTAGGGCATAAAGTTGATCCAGCGAAAGATTTAGTACGTTATAACGGCGAACTATTGAAACGCGAGAAAAAAGTTTACGTTTTATTAAACAAACCAAAAGATTACATCACCACTACAGACGATCCACAAGAACGCCGTACGGTAATGCAATTGGTTGACAAAGCGAGCCGTGAGCGTATTTACCCAGTTGGCCGTTTAGACCGTAATACAACAGGTTTATTGTTGATGACAAACGATGGTGATTTAGCAGATAAATTATCGCATCCTAAAAACGGTATCACCAAAATTTACAATATTGAGCTGGATAAAGCTTTATCACAAGGCGATTTAAACAAAATTGCTTTTGGTTTAGAGCTCGAAGACGGATTGATTAAACCGGATAACATCTCTTACGTTGCTGGTGGAACCAAAAAAGAAATCGGCATCCAGATCCATAGCGGTAAAAACAGAATTGTTCGCCGTATTTTCGAACACCTGGGCTACAATGTAGAAAAATTAGACCGTGTAGTATATGGTAATCTAACTAAGAAAGATCTACCTCGTGGTAGATGGCGTTATCTCGAAGATCATGAATTGATCCAGATTAAACATCTGATAAAATAA
- a CDS encoding 6-phosphogluconolactonase (product_source=KO:K07404; cath_funfam=2.130.10.10; cleavage_site_network=SignalP-noTM; cog=COG2706; ko=KO:K07404; pfam=PF10282; superfamily=51004): MKKISSVFILSILSTLTFAQKTNYNLIVGTYTAPGKSEGIYTYNFNTSTAASTVKSITKNTANPSYLAVSPDQKFVYVVNETGATSTVSAFKYNATTGALTFLNKVDSHGADPCFITVDTKNVVVANYSGGSLAVFARKADGALTDALQVIKHTGKSIDPKGRQESAHVHMVKFTPDHKYLIVNDLGEDQTYIYNYTPTSKEKILTVKSVIKTNAGTGPRHITFSPNGKFAYLAHEFNGSITVFAYSNGSLTKIQVIGTTPKDFTGKIDGADIHVSADGKFLYETNRGDANSISAFSILPTGRLKFIETVSTLGKGPRNFTIDPTGKFLLIGHQYTNNIVIFNRNKTTGRLTDSGKRIDVGAPVCLVFN; this comes from the coding sequence ATGAAAAAAATTAGTTCAGTATTTATACTTTCTATACTATCAACGCTAACATTTGCGCAAAAAACCAATTACAACCTTATTGTTGGCACCTATACCGCACCTGGAAAAAGCGAAGGAATCTATACTTACAACTTTAATACTTCAACTGCAGCTTCAACGGTAAAAAGCATCACAAAAAATACAGCCAACCCAAGTTATCTGGCTGTTTCTCCAGATCAGAAATTTGTTTATGTAGTTAATGAAACCGGAGCCACCAGCACAGTAAGCGCTTTTAAATACAACGCAACAACAGGTGCTTTAACTTTTTTAAATAAGGTAGACAGCCATGGTGCCGATCCTTGTTTTATTACCGTTGATACCAAAAATGTTGTTGTGGCCAATTATAGCGGAGGCAGCTTAGCGGTATTCGCACGCAAGGCTGATGGCGCCTTAACAGATGCTTTGCAAGTGATTAAACATACCGGAAAAAGCATTGATCCTAAAGGCAGGCAAGAAAGTGCACATGTGCATATGGTTAAATTTACACCAGATCACAAATATCTAATCGTTAATGATCTGGGTGAAGACCAAACTTACATTTACAACTATACCCCTACCTCAAAAGAAAAAATATTAACCGTTAAGTCGGTAATTAAAACCAATGCAGGCACTGGTCCGAGGCATATCACTTTTAGTCCAAATGGGAAATTTGCTTATTTAGCGCACGAATTTAATGGCAGCATAACCGTTTTCGCCTATTCGAATGGAAGTTTAACCAAAATCCAGGTAATCGGTACTACGCCAAAAGATTTTACGGGAAAAATTGATGGTGCCGACATCCATGTTTCGGCTGATGGAAAATTTCTTTACGAAACCAACCGTGGAGATGCCAATAGCATTTCTGCCTTTTCAATTCTGCCTACCGGAAGGTTGAAATTCATCGAAACAGTAAGCACACTCGGCAAAGGACCAAGAAACTTCACGATTGATCCGACTGGAAAATTTCTATTGATCGGCCATCAATACACGAACAACATCGTTATTTTTAACCGAAATAAAACTACTGGCAGATTAACCGATAGCGGTAAACGCATTGATGTTGGCGCACCAGTTTGTTTAGTTTTTAATTAA
- a CDS encoding uncharacterized protein YndB with AHSA1/START domain (product_source=COG3832; cath_funfam=3.90.530.10; cog=COG3832; pfam=PF08327; superfamily=55961) has product MENFDWTKFTIKIAVKAKLEDMYNAWTKASEIEKWFLSEAEFSDENNVLLNKTQNVLKGDKYKWIWYLYDDIEKGSITEANGKDELQFTFAGQCLVDIKLKEEFEYVIVELTQKHIPLDDNSKRNIRLGCHNGWSFYLVNLKSVYEGGLDLRNKDNRFKPMLNN; this is encoded by the coding sequence ATGGAAAACTTCGATTGGACCAAATTCACCATCAAGATTGCTGTTAAAGCGAAACTTGAGGACATGTACAATGCCTGGACAAAAGCCAGCGAAATTGAGAAATGGTTTTTAAGCGAGGCGGAATTCTCTGACGAGAACAACGTATTGCTCAACAAAACACAAAACGTATTGAAAGGCGATAAATACAAATGGATCTGGTATTTGTATGATGATATTGAAAAAGGGAGCATAACCGAAGCCAATGGCAAAGATGAGCTTCAATTTACTTTTGCAGGCCAATGTTTGGTTGATATTAAACTCAAAGAAGAGTTTGAATACGTAATTGTGGAGTTGACGCAAAAGCACATCCCTTTAGACGATAATTCAAAAAGAAACATTCGTTTAGGTTGTCATAATGGCTGGAGTTTTTATTTGGTTAATTTAAAATCTGTTTACGAAGGTGGTTTGGACTTAAGAAATAAGGATAACCGCTTTAAACCAATGTTGAATAATTGA
- a CDS encoding ectoine hydroxylase-related dioxygenase (phytanoyl-CoA dioxygenase family) (product_source=COG5285; cath_funfam=2.60.120.620; cog=COG5285; pfam=PF05721; superfamily=51197) gives MDLVVKEREIQELGFSVVDNVFTDQEVEDILAAINRTDSTKETFRKSDDLFAIRQFLKEVPETIHLIFNHKLKHIVKEVFGEDYFLVKSIYFDKPETSNWFVSYHQDLTISVNQKVEIAGFGPYTNKHNQFAVQPPLNILENNFTIRIHLDDTNEKNGALKVIANSHSKGIYRPETINWNFEKEISCNVARGGLMIMKPLLLHSSSRTSNNKKRRVIHLEFSNQTLPKELQWSEHLDFDRTSS, from the coding sequence ATGGATTTAGTGGTTAAGGAAAGAGAAATTCAGGAATTAGGATTTTCGGTGGTAGATAATGTATTTACAGATCAGGAAGTCGAAGATATCCTCGCAGCGATTAACAGGACAGATTCTACAAAAGAAACCTTTAGAAAATCAGACGATCTTTTTGCGATACGTCAATTTTTAAAAGAAGTTCCAGAAACAATCCATCTTATTTTCAATCACAAACTCAAACACATCGTAAAAGAGGTTTTTGGTGAAGACTATTTTCTTGTCAAATCGATCTATTTCGACAAACCCGAAACTTCAAATTGGTTTGTTTCCTATCATCAGGATTTAACGATTTCAGTTAACCAGAAAGTAGAAATAGCTGGTTTTGGGCCTTACACTAATAAACATAATCAGTTTGCCGTTCAACCGCCACTTAATATCCTCGAAAACAATTTCACCATCCGCATTCATCTCGACGATACCAACGAGAAGAACGGCGCATTAAAAGTAATTGCCAATTCGCACAGCAAAGGCATTTACCGCCCCGAAACCATAAACTGGAATTTCGAGAAAGAAATAAGCTGCAATGTAGCAAGAGGCGGCCTGATGATCATGAAACCGCTGCTGCTCCATAGTTCGAGCAGAACAAGCAACAATAAAAAAAGAAGGGTAATTCATTTAGAGTTTAGTAATCAGACTTTGCCCAAAGAACTGCAATGGTCAGAACATCTTGATTTTGATCGCACATCATCCTGA
- a CDS encoding DnaJ-class molecular chaperone (product_source=COG0484; cath_funfam=1.10.287.110; cog=COG0484; pfam=PF00226,PF13619; smart=SM00271; superfamily=46565), producing the protein MKKIVDYRKLLSVDKNAELKELKSVYRTLMKDCHPDKFQQEEEKLDAEARSKEIIEAYHFLVSIAPETREQNIETYTQTTTLSNIQDFEYKQQVLNIQFFDGSAYEYFDVPKAIYVKLVNADSPGRFARRHIFNEFPYRNVARVAEPA; encoded by the coding sequence ATGAAGAAAATAGTTGATTACAGAAAGCTTTTGAGTGTTGATAAAAATGCTGAGTTAAAAGAGCTTAAATCTGTGTACCGTACATTGATGAAAGATTGTCACCCTGATAAATTTCAGCAGGAAGAAGAGAAATTAGATGCAGAAGCTAGAAGTAAAGAAATTATCGAAGCTTACCATTTCCTGGTAAGTATTGCGCCAGAAACACGCGAACAGAATATCGAAACGTACACGCAAACGACAACATTATCGAATATTCAGGATTTCGAATACAAACAACAGGTTTTAAATATCCAGTTTTTTGATGGAAGCGCTTACGAATATTTTGATGTGCCAAAAGCAATCTACGTGAAATTGGTTAACGCCGATTCGCCAGGCCGTTTTGCCCGCAGACATATCTTTAATGAATTCCCATATCGCAATGTAGCCAGAGTTGCAGAACCGGCATAA
- a CDS encoding N-acetyl-alpha-D-glucosaminyl L-malate synthase BshA (product_source=TIGR03999; cath_funfam=3.40.50.2000; cog=COG0438; ko=KO:K00754; pfam=PF00534,PF13439; superfamily=53756; tigrfam=TIGR03999) encodes MKIGIVCYPTFGGSGVVATELGKALANEGHQVHFITYSQPARLDFFSANLFYHEVSVRDYPLFDYAPYESALASKLVDVVRFEQLDVLHVHYAIPHASAAFMAKQILASYGIHIPVVTTLHGTDITLVGKDPTYKPVVTFSINQSDGVTTVSEDLKEDTYNHFEITKEIKVIPNFIDFSRFSLQAKGHFKKAIAPNNERILIHTSNFRKVKRTADVIRIFEKVQAVIPSKLLMVGDGPERAYDEQLCRSLNICENVRFLGKQDAVEEILSVSDLFLMPSESESFGLAALEAMACKVPAITTNAGGLPELNVDGFCGYMSNVGDVDAMAAHAIEILKDDETLNRFKENAFARAQDFDLKKILPIYVNYYKEVIENSLQAKY; translated from the coding sequence ATGAAGATAGGAATTGTTTGCTACCCCACTTTTGGTGGTAGTGGAGTAGTTGCAACAGAACTTGGTAAAGCACTTGCTAACGAGGGACATCAGGTTCACTTTATTACTTATAGTCAGCCTGCCAGGCTCGATTTCTTTTCTGCCAACTTGTTTTATCACGAGGTTTCGGTAAGAGATTATCCACTTTTTGATTATGCTCCATACGAATCGGCCCTGGCCAGCAAACTGGTAGATGTTGTCCGTTTTGAACAATTGGATGTATTACACGTTCATTATGCCATTCCACATGCTTCTGCTGCTTTTATGGCGAAACAGATTTTGGCAAGTTATGGCATTCATATTCCGGTGGTAACTACCTTGCACGGTACCGATATTACTTTAGTGGGTAAAGATCCAACTTATAAGCCTGTGGTTACCTTTTCTATTAATCAAAGCGATGGTGTAACTACAGTGTCGGAAGATTTAAAAGAAGATACCTATAACCATTTCGAGATTACGAAAGAAATTAAGGTAATCCCAAATTTTATAGATTTTTCGCGCTTCAGTTTGCAGGCAAAAGGTCACTTCAAAAAAGCGATCGCGCCAAATAACGAAAGGATTTTAATCCACACCAGTAATTTCAGGAAAGTAAAACGTACGGCTGATGTGATTAGGATTTTCGAAAAAGTACAGGCGGTTATTCCGTCAAAATTATTAATGGTAGGCGATGGGCCCGAGCGTGCTTATGATGAGCAGCTTTGCAGATCGTTGAATATTTGCGAAAATGTAAGGTTTTTAGGTAAGCAAGATGCGGTAGAAGAAATCCTATCGGTTTCAGATCTTTTCTTAATGCCATCAGAATCAGAAAGCTTCGGTTTGGCTGCGTTGGAGGCAATGGCTTGTAAAGTACCGGCAATTACTACAAATGCGGGTGGTTTACCTGAACTTAATGTTGACGGATTTTGTGGCTACATGAGCAATGTTGGAGATGTAGATGCGATGGCAGCCCATGCCATTGAAATATTAAAGGATGATGAAACCCTGAATCGTTTCAAAGAAAATGCTTTTGCAAGGGCACAAGATTTTGACCTGAAAAAGATCCTTCCTATTTATGTTAACTATTATAAGGAAGTAATCGAAAATTCATTACAGGCTAAATATTAA
- a CDS encoding hypothetical protein (product_source=Hypo-rule applied; superfamily=49503; transmembrane_helix_parts=Inside_1_19,TMhelix_20_36,Outside_37_45,TMhelix_46_65,Inside_66_162): MESKYAYIEKQYIGRDYVRIFIRLIMAAFCFAAYVYERDRDNTQDLFLVVGFGIIGVSMLLLFLIQYKIVVDNGSMILDGLWTTKRVKIDLNSIVDVRKATYSRYFFNNPVYNLHTKGTIRFYSSGKDAVVLTDRDGLEYFIGTQRPNELFLVIKEEMRNLK, encoded by the coding sequence GTGGAAAGCAAATACGCCTATATCGAAAAACAGTACATCGGCCGTGATTATGTTCGTATTTTCATTAGGCTCATTATGGCTGCGTTTTGTTTTGCAGCCTACGTTTACGAGCGCGATCGTGACAATACGCAAGATTTGTTTCTTGTTGTAGGCTTCGGGATCATAGGTGTTTCGATGCTTTTGCTTTTTCTTATCCAGTACAAAATTGTAGTAGATAATGGCAGTATGATTTTGGATGGTCTTTGGACAACGAAACGTGTTAAGATAGACCTGAACAGTATTGTTGATGTTCGTAAGGCAACTTATAGTCGTTATTTTTTCAATAATCCGGTTTACAACCTGCACACAAAAGGTACGATCCGTTTTTATTCATCGGGTAAAGATGCGGTTGTTTTAACCGATCGCGATGGCTTGGAATATTTTATTGGTACCCAAAGGCCTAACGAACTTTTCCTTGTAATAAAAGAAGAAATGCGAAATCTCAAATAA
- a CDS encoding tRNA(Ile)-lysidine synthase (product_source=KO:K04075; cath_funfam=3.40.1810.10,3.40.50.620,3.50.40.10; cog=COG0037; ko=KO:K04075; pfam=PF01171,PF11734; smart=SM00977; superfamily=52402,56037; tigrfam=TIGR02432,TIGR02433), producing MLPVKQFQDFIEQHQLFVRANKILLAVSGGKDSVLMLHLFKAIDIDIGVAHCNFNLRADEAQRDESFVALMAKNLELPFYITHFDTKKYAAENKISTQMAARDLRYNWFEEIRHKEGYDYIALAQHQNDAVETILINLTRGTGISGLHGILPKRDLLIRPLLFLNRQQIDEMVRANNIDFVEDSSNASTNYTRNKIRLQVVPHLQEINPNLEKTFAENISRFAELETFLNIQVQKLANKILNKRNDGIYIPLEEVSKLNPQKLLLYELLKPFNFGENVVQEILDSLRALSGTHFFSATHQAIINRNDLVIVEKNISVTTNQFIHPTTENIAFANDEISLRFTDEVKFEINSNKAFVNADKLIFPLVLRNWQNGDRFIPLGMRNPKKVSDYFIDEKVPLHLKSITPILVNGNGEIVWIAGMRQDNRYKLTTATKKVAIFELKIK from the coding sequence ATGTTACCCGTAAAACAATTTCAGGATTTTATTGAACAGCACCAGCTGTTTGTTCGGGCTAACAAGATCCTTTTGGCTGTAAGTGGGGGAAAAGACTCGGTATTAATGTTGCATTTGTTTAAAGCAATAGACATTGATATTGGTGTAGCACATTGTAATTTTAATTTACGGGCTGATGAGGCGCAACGTGATGAAAGTTTTGTTGCACTAATGGCCAAAAATTTAGAATTACCTTTTTATATAACGCATTTTGATACCAAAAAATATGCGGCCGAAAATAAAATTTCTACCCAGATGGCAGCACGCGATCTGCGTTATAACTGGTTTGAAGAAATTAGGCATAAAGAAGGTTACGATTATATAGCCCTGGCCCAACACCAAAACGATGCGGTAGAAACCATACTCATTAACCTTACCCGTGGTACAGGCATAAGCGGATTGCATGGCATTTTACCTAAACGTGATTTACTGATCAGACCCTTGCTCTTTTTAAACCGACAGCAGATTGATGAAATGGTAAGGGCAAATAACATTGATTTTGTAGAAGATAGCTCGAACGCAAGTACAAATTATACACGTAATAAAATCAGGTTACAGGTAGTGCCGCATCTGCAGGAGATTAACCCTAACCTCGAAAAAACATTTGCCGAAAATATCTCACGATTTGCTGAATTGGAGACTTTTTTAAATATCCAGGTCCAGAAGCTTGCAAATAAAATCTTAAATAAAAGGAATGATGGCATTTATATTCCTTTAGAAGAGGTTTCGAAATTAAACCCGCAAAAGCTCTTGCTTTACGAGTTACTTAAACCTTTTAATTTTGGCGAAAATGTAGTGCAGGAAATTTTAGACAGTTTAAGGGCTTTAAGTGGTACACATTTTTTTAGCGCCACACATCAGGCCATTATCAATAGAAATGATCTGGTTATTGTTGAAAAAAATATATCGGTTACCACTAATCAGTTTATACACCCAACTACTGAAAACATTGCTTTTGCTAATGATGAAATTTCGTTGAGGTTTACAGATGAAGTGAAATTCGAAATTAATTCGAATAAAGCGTTTGTAAACGCTGATAAATTAATTTTCCCTTTAGTGTTGAGGAATTGGCAAAATGGAGATAGATTTATTCCGTTGGGTATGCGTAATCCTAAAAAAGTGAGCGATTATTTTATCGACGAGAAAGTTCCCCTGCATTTGAAAAGCATTACACCGATTTTGGTTAACGGCAATGGTGAAATTGTTTGGATTGCAGGTATGCGGCAGGATAACCGATATAAATTAACTACAGCAACAAAAAAAGTTGCTATATTCGAACTCAAAATTAAATAA
- a CDS encoding lipopolysaccharide export system protein LptA (product_source=COG1934; cath_funfam=1.20.5.350,2.60.450.10; cog=COG1934; pfam=PF13100; superfamily=56553,90250) has translation MQKLFVFLFLLISPVFLFGQQPASKIKIVSFSKITGDTKKKISYLRNPVFQQDNATLTCDSAVFYSERNYFEAFKNVHINQLTTDIYSDQLEYDGNKKHAHLTGNVVMKDPTSTLTTNILDYNTLSKIGTYTSGGKIVNQEVTVTSKNGYYFSQRNVAYFKYDVVVVTPQSVIKSDTMSYNTQDKWTYFYGPTNIKGKDDNLYTENGQYNTMTEDAFFGKKNLYTQGTRSLKGDSLYYFGKKGIGKAVKNIVFSDTKDKMKMFGDLGYYYKLDQRTLVTRNAYLGIGTEDSIMVKNKKRPDSLWMGADTLETQMVLQKTLKLIPKISIKADNQVGEDDEDTGEKKEKGEPKYKPEAESTQKEDKNKRKNSRADKKKKNKGDAEAEDPLNLKDKSTDSLKSKADSLGKDLSKLNLDSLQKNNMLKGKADSIIKNLPKLKTDSLKRLADKANSIVKDLSKTKIDSLQKKIADKASPIVKDISKTKTDSLQKKITKSGVKDSLTKVLGNLKPGALKTDTAKFNPADTVQTRIIKAYHGVKIFKTNIQAKTDSLFYTSADSTLRCYSNPIIWSEGSQQVGDTIFVQFKNKKLNNLQAFRNAFLVNTPKDSLRFNQIKGRLMTGFFTNGKFKNLYVDGNAESIYYTQDDSTKVYKEMNQTLSSRIKFIFKDKENAIEEIVYIKGIEGALNPENTIAKDHVLKGFSWKPTERPKSKKDAIGSSGKPKPKAKAKAVAGKTVAGAKITPPANKPSTTAPAVKPKITLGKDSLNVDKKLPQTKPADTTNFGIKPILPKKDSVQVKKDSVVKKVVGKM, from the coding sequence GTGCAAAAACTATTTGTCTTTTTATTTCTTTTAATCAGTCCAGTATTTTTATTCGGTCAGCAACCCGCTTCGAAGATTAAAATTGTTTCATTTTCCAAGATAACTGGTGATACCAAGAAAAAAATCAGTTACCTGCGAAACCCTGTTTTTCAACAAGATAATGCAACTTTGACCTGCGATAGCGCCGTATTTTATAGCGAGCGGAACTATTTCGAAGCTTTTAAAAATGTACATATCAACCAGCTTACAACAGATATTTATTCCGATCAATTGGAGTATGATGGAAATAAAAAACACGCGCATTTAACAGGAAATGTGGTGATGAAAGACCCAACATCCACCTTAACCACCAATATTTTAGATTATAATACCCTCAGCAAGATAGGCACTTATACCAGTGGAGGAAAAATTGTAAATCAAGAGGTGACAGTAACGAGTAAAAATGGCTATTATTTTAGTCAAAGAAACGTAGCCTACTTTAAATATGATGTGGTAGTAGTTACGCCTCAATCAGTTATAAAATCGGATACGATGAGCTATAATACTCAGGATAAATGGACCTACTTTTATGGCCCTACCAATATTAAGGGAAAAGACGATAATCTTTACACCGAAAATGGTCAGTATAATACGATGACTGAGGATGCTTTTTTTGGAAAGAAAAACCTATATACGCAAGGCACCAGATCGTTAAAAGGTGATAGTTTGTATTATTTCGGAAAAAAAGGAATTGGTAAAGCAGTAAAAAACATTGTTTTTTCTGATACGAAAGATAAGATGAAGATGTTCGGCGATTTGGGCTATTATTATAAACTGGATCAAAGGACATTGGTTACACGAAATGCATATCTTGGCATTGGTACGGAAGATTCTATAATGGTGAAGAATAAAAAAAGGCCAGATAGTTTATGGATGGGTGCCGATACTTTAGAAACGCAGATGGTGCTACAAAAAACCTTAAAGCTAATCCCTAAAATTTCGATTAAAGCCGACAATCAGGTTGGAGAAGATGATGAAGATACCGGTGAAAAGAAAGAAAAAGGCGAGCCAAAATATAAACCGGAAGCTGAATCTACCCAAAAAGAAGACAAAAACAAGCGTAAAAATAGCAGGGCTGATAAAAAGAAAAAGAACAAAGGCGATGCTGAAGCAGAAGACCCGCTTAACCTGAAGGATAAAAGCACTGATAGTTTAAAATCGAAAGCAGATTCGCTTGGCAAAGATCTATCCAAGCTTAACCTTGATAGTTTGCAAAAAAACAATATGTTAAAGGGAAAGGCTGACTCCATTATCAAAAACCTGCCAAAACTTAAAACCGATAGTCTGAAAAGGCTGGCTGATAAAGCCAATTCGATAGTAAAGGATTTATCGAAAACAAAAATCGATAGCTTGCAAAAAAAGATTGCCGATAAGGCCTCACCAATTGTAAAGGATATTTCAAAAACGAAAACCGATAGCCTGCAAAAGAAGATAACAAAATCTGGCGTTAAAGATAGTTTAACAAAAGTTCTTGGAAACTTAAAACCAGGGGCATTAAAAACTGATACAGCCAAATTTAACCCGGCTGATACCGTTCAAACCCGTATCATTAAGGCTTACCACGGCGTTAAGATTTTTAAAACGAATATACAGGCAAAAACCGACAGTCTGTTTTATACCAGTGCCGATTCTACGCTACGTTGCTACAGTAATCCGATCATCTGGTCAGAAGGCTCTCAGCAAGTTGGCGATACGATATTTGTTCAGTTCAAGAATAAAAAACTAAACAATTTACAGGCCTTTAGAAATGCATTTTTAGTCAATACGCCAAAAGATTCGTTAAGGTTTAACCAGATAAAAGGAAGGTTAATGACCGGTTTCTTTACCAATGGAAAATTCAAGAACCTATATGTGGATGGCAATGCCGAAAGCATTTATTATACCCAGGATGACAGCACAAAGGTGTATAAAGAAATGAATCAAACCCTAAGCAGCAGGATAAAATTCATCTTCAAGGATAAGGAAAATGCAATTGAGGAAATTGTTTATATCAAGGGAATAGAAGGAGCCTTGAATCCGGAAAATACGATTGCAAAAGATCATGTTTTAAAAGGATTTTCGTGGAAACCTACTGAGCGCCCAAAATCAAAGAAAGATGCCATTGGCTCATCTGGAAAACCTAAGCCCAAAGCAAAGGCAAAAGCAGTTGCGGGCAAAACTGTCGCTGGTGCCAAAATCACGCCCCCTGCAAATAAACCATCAACAACGGCACCTGCGGTTAAACCAAAAATCACATTGGGAAAAGACAGCTTAAATGTGGATAAGAAATTGCCACAAACTAAACCGGCAGACACCACCAATTTTGGCATTAAACCCATTTTACCCAAAAAGGACTCAGTACAGGTCAAAAAAGATTCTGTTGTAAAAAAGGTGGTTGGTAAAATGTAA